The following are from one region of the Hydrogenimonas sp. SS33 genome:
- the mreC gene encoding rod shape-determining protein MreC, which produces MIKIGSRTVLLLLGLAVGALVYYSPSIRTFFTAFAVTVQRTYQNALQSVDHTIERHWNQAERISRLEEEHKKLEAALILCRNRAERYEALKKALGIRCCDTNMSVTAVRPRGYAKLGNFQELWLEEFPDYNPMRNYGVIRAGYAVGIVVEERRRPLMLMAGDRGCRFAVYIGKARAPGIAMGRDARHMVVKYIPEWMKVNPGDEVFTSGLDRIFPLGIPVGRVLETRKMQGFKNADIELFGDTLHPDFVWVVGR; this is translated from the coding sequence ATGATTAAAATCGGTTCCAGAACCGTCCTGCTGCTGCTTGGCCTGGCAGTGGGGGCACTTGTCTACTACAGCCCTTCCATCCGCACTTTTTTTACCGCCTTTGCCGTCACGGTCCAGCGGACCTATCAGAATGCGCTTCAGAGTGTCGACCATACGATCGAACGCCATTGGAACCAGGCGGAGAGAATCAGCCGGCTGGAAGAGGAGCACAAAAAACTGGAAGCGGCTCTGATCCTCTGCCGAAACAGGGCGGAGCGCTACGAAGCACTCAAAAAAGCGCTGGGTATTCGGTGTTGCGATACCAATATGAGCGTCACGGCCGTACGTCCGAGAGGATATGCGAAACTCGGGAATTTTCAGGAACTATGGCTGGAGGAGTTCCCCGATTACAATCCGATGCGCAACTACGGGGTGATCCGGGCGGGGTACGCCGTGGGGATCGTCGTGGAGGAGCGCCGCCGCCCTCTGATGCTGATGGCCGGAGACAGGGGATGCCGATTCGCCGTCTACATCGGCAAAGCGCGGGCACCGGGGATCGCCATGGGAAGAGATGCCCGACACATGGTGGTCAAATATATTCCCGAATGGATGAAGGTCAACCCCGGTGACGAGGTCTTCACCAGCGGACTCGACCGTATTTTCCCTCTCGGCATTCCCGTGGGACGGGTTCTCGAAACCAGGAAAATGCAGGGGTTCAA